In Halosegnis marinus, one genomic interval encodes:
- a CDS encoding NADH-quinone oxidoreductase subunit N codes for MAIEPPLAAVAPTFVLAVTALVLFAFDSIDPDSSNNPVLAGIAFVGSLASMGVAAVYLVSGVGSPATEVYGGQLVVDDMALFFQFIFGSVTALVALASYDYLQDLRYQAEYYILLLLAATGMSLMASAGSLAVGFVALELASLPSYALVSFLKEDRGSVEAGLKYFLIGALSSAVFAYGISLVYGATGSLLLSDVATAVGGSGLPGVLGVGVLMVLGGFAFKTASVPFHFWAPEAYEGAPAPVSAFISSASKAAGFALAFRVMVVAFPIGSVVGAIDWVLAVQILAVVTMTLGNFAAATQENVKRMLAYSSVGHAGYVLIGLAALTGTGNADIVLGSGMIHLLVYGFMNTGAFLFIALAEYWGVGRTFEDYNGLATRAPLACVAMTVFMFSLAGLPVGGGFVSKYYLFAGAVNAGVWWLALVGAVNSALSLFYYSRVVKAMWIEEPAEGVDVSSYPATLYAAVIAAAVATVVLLPALGLFSGIAFDAAAVFF; via the coding sequence ATGGCGATAGAACCCCCACTCGCGGCCGTCGCGCCGACCTTCGTGTTGGCCGTGACCGCGCTCGTCCTGTTCGCGTTCGACAGCATCGACCCCGATTCGAGCAACAACCCCGTGCTGGCGGGCATCGCGTTCGTCGGCTCGCTCGCCTCGATGGGCGTCGCCGCGGTGTATCTCGTCTCGGGCGTCGGCTCGCCCGCGACCGAGGTGTACGGCGGCCAGCTCGTCGTCGACGACATGGCGCTGTTCTTCCAGTTCATCTTCGGCAGCGTCACGGCGCTCGTCGCGCTCGCGAGCTACGACTACCTGCAGGACCTCCGCTACCAGGCGGAGTACTACATCCTGCTGCTGCTGGCGGCGACGGGGATGAGCCTGATGGCCTCCGCGGGGTCGCTCGCGGTGGGCTTCGTCGCCCTCGAACTCGCGTCGCTCCCCTCGTACGCGCTCGTCTCCTTCCTCAAGGAGGACCGCGGCAGCGTCGAGGCGGGGCTGAAGTACTTCCTCATCGGCGCGCTCTCGTCGGCGGTGTTCGCGTACGGCATCTCGCTGGTGTACGGCGCGACCGGGTCGCTGCTGCTCTCGGACGTGGCGACCGCGGTCGGCGGCTCCGGCCTGCCCGGCGTGCTCGGCGTCGGCGTGCTGATGGTGCTTGGCGGCTTCGCGTTCAAGACCGCCTCCGTCCCGTTCCACTTCTGGGCGCCGGAGGCCTACGAGGGGGCGCCCGCGCCCGTCTCGGCGTTCATCTCCTCGGCCTCGAAGGCGGCCGGCTTCGCGCTCGCCTTCCGCGTGATGGTCGTCGCGTTCCCCATCGGGAGCGTCGTCGGCGCCATCGACTGGGTGCTCGCGGTGCAGATACTCGCCGTCGTCACGATGACGCTCGGCAACTTCGCCGCGGCGACCCAGGAGAACGTCAAGCGGATGCTCGCGTACTCGTCGGTCGGCCACGCCGGCTACGTCCTCATCGGGCTGGCCGCGCTCACCGGCACCGGGAACGCGGACATCGTCCTCGGCTCGGGGATGATCCACCTGCTCGTCTACGGCTTCATGAACACCGGCGCGTTCCTGTTCATCGCGCTGGCCGAGTACTGGGGCGTCGGCCGCACCTTCGAGGACTACAACGGCCTCGCGACGCGCGCGCCGCTGGCGTGCGTGGCGATGACCGTCTTCATGTTCTCGCTCGCCGGCCTCCCGGTCGGCGGCGGCTTCGTCTCGAAGTACTACCTCTTCGCCGGCGCGGTCAACGCCGGCGTCTGGTGGCTCGCCCTCGTCGGCGCGGTGAACAGCGCCCTGTCGCTGTTCTACTACAGCCGCGTCGTCAAGGCGATGTGGATAGAGGAGCCGGCCGAGGGCGTCGACGTGTCCTCCTACCCGGCGACGCTGTACGCGGCCGTCATCGCGGCGGCCGTCGCCACCGTCGTCCTGCTGCCCGCGCTCGGGCTGTTCTCCGGTATCGCGTTCGACGCCGCGGCCGTCTTCTTCTGA
- a CDS encoding DHH family phosphoesterase yields MPSRLVLGCGSVGRRLAVAGNGRVHVVTTDEHRVETLRSDGIAATRGDPTDPDVLAEVPFDPETVIVGSDDPARNRAAVRVAAERYPDARLFAFAGRAPTDADMTALTAVADDVVDPRAEISEFLMERVGDAGLRTRRLKRVLRNAAAPLAVIAHDNPDPDAIASAVALKHVAERAGTPAEACYFGDINHQENRALVNLLEFELTELDPDEDLSRFGSVALVDHSRPGVNDQLPEDTEVDVVIDHHPPRAPVEARFVDLRSDVGATSTLLTGYLRKLGIEPTPSLATALLFGIQVDTRDFSREVAGEDFDAAAYLVPHADAAMLERIESPSVSVETYEILARAITARDVREDVVTTYVGDIGDRDALAQAADQLLGLEGVTTTLVFGTVDDTVFVSARARGTDLDLGEALREAFGQIGSAGGHADMAGAQIPVGGLADDEEDTDEVIRGVITDRFFETLGVGENTAARAVYADGEYLGTLDRSPERGDGD; encoded by the coding sequence ATGCCATCCCGGCTCGTGTTGGGGTGCGGGTCGGTCGGCCGCCGCCTCGCCGTCGCGGGGAACGGCCGCGTCCATGTCGTGACGACCGACGAACACCGCGTCGAAACCCTTCGGTCGGACGGAATCGCCGCCACCCGCGGCGACCCGACGGACCCAGACGTGCTCGCGGAGGTCCCCTTCGACCCCGAGACGGTCATCGTCGGGAGCGACGACCCCGCCCGCAACCGCGCGGCCGTCCGCGTCGCCGCCGAGCGGTACCCCGACGCGCGGCTGTTCGCGTTCGCCGGCCGCGCCCCGACGGACGCGGACATGACGGCGCTCACCGCCGTCGCGGACGACGTGGTCGACCCCCGCGCGGAGATATCGGAGTTCCTCATGGAGCGGGTCGGCGACGCCGGCCTCCGCACCCGCCGGCTGAAGCGCGTCCTGCGGAACGCCGCCGCCCCGCTCGCCGTCATCGCCCACGACAACCCCGACCCCGACGCCATCGCCAGCGCCGTCGCGCTGAAACACGTCGCGGAACGCGCCGGAACGCCCGCGGAGGCGTGTTACTTCGGGGACATCAACCACCAGGAGAACCGCGCGCTCGTGAACCTGCTTGAGTTCGAACTGACCGAACTCGACCCCGACGAGGACCTCTCGCGGTTCGGCTCCGTCGCGCTCGTGGACCACTCCCGGCCCGGGGTGAACGACCAGCTCCCGGAGGACACCGAGGTGGACGTGGTCATCGACCACCACCCGCCGCGCGCACCCGTCGAGGCGCGGTTCGTGGACCTCCGCTCGGACGTGGGCGCGACCTCGACGCTCCTCACGGGCTACCTCCGGAAGCTCGGCATCGAGCCGACGCCGTCGCTCGCTACCGCCCTGCTGTTCGGCATCCAGGTCGACACCCGGGACTTCTCGCGGGAGGTCGCCGGCGAGGACTTCGACGCGGCGGCGTATCTCGTCCCGCACGCCGACGCCGCGATGCTCGAACGCATCGAATCGCCCAGCGTCAGCGTCGAGACGTACGAGATACTCGCGCGCGCCATCACCGCCCGCGACGTGCGCGAGGACGTGGTGACGACCTACGTCGGCGACATCGGCGACCGCGACGCGCTCGCACAGGCGGCGGACCAGCTGCTCGGGCTGGAGGGGGTGACAACGACGCTCGTCTTCGGGACGGTCGACGACACCGTGTTCGTGTCCGCGCGCGCACGCGGGACGGACCTCGACCTCGGGGAGGCGCTCCGCGAGGCGTTCGGACAGATCGGCTCCGCGGGCGGCCACGCCGACATGGCGGGCGCCCAGATACCCGTCGGCGGGCTCGCGGACGACGAGGAGGACACCGACGAGGTCATCCGCGGCGTCATCACGGACCGCTTCTTCGAGACGCTCGGCGTAGGGGAAAACACCGCGGCACGAGCCGTGTACGCCGACGGCGAGTACCTCGGCACGCTCGACCGCTCGCCCGAGCGCGGCGACGGCGACTGA
- a CDS encoding CBS pair associated ParBc domain-containing protein produces the protein MAQGTLDGKPEVRDYMTRDVATVSPDDTVAEVARRIAESEETHSGFPVTSGRRVEGFITARDLLLADDEAPIFTVMTDDIIVAHPDMKITDAARVILRSGIQRLPVVDDAGNLVGIISNADVVRSQIERATPDKVAKLMKTLTNIHDVGTREERRTVRLADLTPTQSKVYTDELEGRSYELENGLAEPLVVIDSPVRRGPGGDGRLLLADGHHRVKAAHRLGIEEMDAYVIVLDEPVELGMAETARKEGLDSVADIEEVDYAHHPLVETTKRLQEE, from the coding sequence ATGGCACAGGGGACGCTCGACGGCAAGCCCGAGGTCCGCGACTACATGACGCGGGACGTGGCGACCGTCTCGCCGGACGACACCGTCGCGGAGGTGGCCCGCCGCATCGCCGAGAGCGAGGAGACCCACTCGGGGTTCCCGGTGACGAGCGGCCGGCGCGTCGAGGGGTTCATCACGGCGCGCGACCTGCTGCTCGCCGACGACGAGGCGCCCATCTTCACCGTGATGACCGACGACATCATCGTCGCCCACCCGGACATGAAGATAACCGACGCCGCGCGGGTCATCCTCCGGTCGGGCATCCAGCGGCTCCCCGTCGTCGACGACGCGGGGAACCTCGTTGGCATCATCTCGAACGCCGACGTGGTGCGCTCCCAGATAGAGCGCGCGACCCCGGACAAGGTGGCGAAGCTCATGAAGACGCTGACGAACATCCACGACGTGGGGACGCGCGAGGAGCGCCGAACCGTGAGGCTCGCCGATCTGACGCCGACCCAGAGCAAGGTGTACACGGACGAACTGGAGGGCCGCAGCTACGAGCTGGAGAACGGGCTCGCGGAGCCGCTCGTCGTCATCGACAGCCCCGTCCGCCGGGGGCCGGGCGGCGACGGCCGCCTCCTGCTCGCGGACGGCCACCACCGCGTGAAGGCGGCCCACCGGCTCGGCATCGAGGAGATGGACGCGTACGTCATCGTGCTCGACGAGCCGGTGGAACTGGGGATGGCCGAGACGGCCCGCAAGGAGGGCCTCGACTCGGTGGCCGACATCGAGGAGGTCGACTACGCACACCACCCGCTCGTGGAGACGACGAAGCGGCTCCAGGAGGAGTAA
- a CDS encoding methylmalonyl-CoA mutase family protein: MFDEEELAAIRESREEWEDETLSEYLEYGERKDRFATVSNHEVDRLYTPEDVADLDYEEDLGFPGEEPYTRGAYPTMYRGRTWTMRQFAGFGTAEETNRRFHYLIDEGQTGLSVAFDMPSLMGLDSDHPMSDGEVGKEGVAVDTLADMEVLFDGIDIGEVSTSFTINPSAAVIYAMYVALADRKGIDRTEIRGTLQNDMLKEFIAQKEWVIPPGPSLDVVTDTIEYAVAETPGIHPVSVSGYHIREAGSTAAQEAAFTLADGFAYVEDAMERGLDVDEFAPLLSFFFNSHNSVFEEVAKFRASRRVYARLMDEWYDAEKPESKRLKFHTQTAGQSLTAQQPLNNVVRTTLQATAAVLGGTQSLHTNSYDEALALPSEEAVRVALRTQQILAEESGVGDIVDPLGGSFAVEKLTDEMESEILAYIEEIRDIGDGSVRDGVLDGIDQGYFHREIQEASYEYQKRVDAGEETVVGVNDYTIDEDPDIDILHVDEDTQETQLDRLARVKRERDDDEVEARLDDLADAIENDENVMPFIVDAVKAYATMGEVMETFSEQYGQYSEKIGLA, from the coding sequence ATGTTCGACGAGGAGGAACTCGCGGCGATACGCGAGTCCCGCGAGGAGTGGGAGGACGAGACCCTCTCGGAGTACCTGGAGTACGGCGAGCGGAAGGACCGCTTCGCGACCGTCTCGAACCACGAGGTCGACCGCCTCTACACCCCCGAGGACGTGGCGGACCTCGACTACGAGGAGGACCTCGGCTTTCCCGGCGAGGAGCCGTACACCCGGGGGGCGTACCCGACGATGTACCGCGGCCGGACGTGGACGATGCGGCAGTTCGCGGGCTTCGGGACCGCCGAGGAGACGAACCGGCGGTTCCACTACCTCATCGACGAGGGGCAGACCGGCCTCTCGGTCGCGTTCGACATGCCCTCGCTGATGGGGCTCGACTCCGACCACCCGATGTCCGACGGCGAGGTCGGCAAGGAGGGCGTCGCCGTCGACACGCTCGCCGACATGGAGGTGCTGTTCGACGGCATCGACATCGGCGAGGTCTCGACCTCCTTCACCATCAACCCGAGCGCGGCCGTGATCTACGCGATGTACGTCGCGCTCGCCGACCGGAAGGGTATCGACCGCACGGAGATACGCGGCACCCTCCAGAACGACATGCTCAAGGAGTTCATCGCGCAGAAGGAGTGGGTCATCCCGCCGGGCCCTTCCCTCGACGTGGTGACGGACACCATCGAGTACGCCGTCGCGGAGACGCCCGGTATCCACCCCGTCTCCGTGTCGGGCTACCACATCCGCGAGGCCGGCTCGACGGCGGCCCAGGAGGCGGCGTTCACCCTCGCCGACGGCTTCGCCTACGTGGAGGACGCGATGGAGCGCGGCCTCGACGTGGACGAGTTCGCCCCGCTGCTCTCCTTCTTCTTCAACTCCCACAACTCCGTCTTCGAGGAGGTGGCGAAGTTCCGCGCCTCGCGCCGCGTCTACGCCCGCCTGATGGACGAGTGGTACGACGCCGAGAAGCCCGAGTCGAAGCGGCTGAAGTTCCACACCCAGACGGCCGGCCAGTCGCTCACCGCCCAACAGCCGCTCAACAACGTCGTCCGCACGACGCTACAGGCGACCGCGGCGGTGCTCGGCGGCACCCAGAGCCTCCACACGAACAGCTACGACGAGGCGCTCGCGCTCCCCTCCGAGGAGGCGGTTCGGGTCGCGCTGCGCACCCAGCAGATACTCGCCGAGGAGTCCGGCGTCGGCGACATCGTCGACCCGCTCGGGGGCTCGTTCGCCGTCGAGAAGCTCACCGACGAGATGGAGTCGGAGATACTCGCGTACATCGAGGAGATACGCGACATCGGCGACGGCTCCGTCCGCGACGGCGTCCTCGACGGCATCGACCAGGGCTACTTCCACCGCGAGATACAGGAGGCGAGCTACGAGTACCAGAAGCGCGTGGACGCGGGCGAGGAGACCGTCGTCGGGGTCAACGACTACACCATCGACGAGGACCCGGACATCGACATCCTCCACGTGGACGAGGACACCCAGGAGACGCAGCTCGACCGGCTCGCCCGCGTCAAGCGCGAGCGCGACGACGACGAGGTCGAGGCACGCCTCGACGACCTCGCGGACGCCATCGAGAACGACGAGAACGTGATGCCGTTCATCGTCGACGCGGTGAAGGCGTACGCGACGATGGGCGAGGTGATGGAGACGTTCTCCGAGCAGTACGGCCAGTACTCCGAGAAGATCGGGCTCGCGTGA
- a CDS encoding acetate--CoA ligase, producing the protein MGTDNEPGRGDRVAPPSGFVGSANVTAGIREEFAEEGVEAWARAADLLDWDREYETVLRDDGGLEWFADGRLNAAANCLDRHLEERKNRVALRWEGATGDARTYTYLDLHREVNEAAAALRDLGVEADDVVTTYLPNVPELVVTMLACARLGALHNVVFAGFSADELAARLRRTESGYLVTCDGYYRRGNAVNQLTTADNARMAVDHAVETVVVGRLDDGVYLSDDHRRYEDLLDGHRGETVAPVARDATDPLFVIYTSGTTGEPSRVTHTTGGYLAHVAWTGHSVLDIKPTDTHWCAADAAWITGHSYMVYAPLALGATTLLYEGAPDQPAKDRLWGLVERHRVDTFYTASTAVRAFMKWGEEYPASHDLSSLRLLGMVGEPIDPRAWNWYRDHVGRRECPVVDTWWQTETGGVLVSTVPGVDDMKPGSAGPAVPGVDVAAVDREGDPVAEGDPGHLAVTTPWPGMSRSLAREAGGAGDDWLYVTSDRAVVDGDGYVTFLGREDDTVTVGNTAFGPATLESAVIETDGVAEAAVVESSERGGTAVAYVCTERGRSGDAAMRERIADHVAERLGPTARFGAIVFTPDLPKTHSGKIMRRLLGAIADGEEYGDTSALRNPETVGEIETVVDDG; encoded by the coding sequence ATGGGGACGGACAACGAGCCGGGGCGCGGCGACCGCGTCGCGCCCCCGTCGGGTTTCGTCGGGAGCGCGAACGTCACGGCGGGTATCCGTGAGGAGTTCGCCGAGGAGGGCGTCGAGGCGTGGGCGCGCGCCGCCGACCTGCTGGACTGGGACCGCGAGTACGAGACGGTGCTGCGCGACGACGGCGGCCTGGAGTGGTTCGCCGACGGGCGGCTCAACGCGGCCGCGAACTGTCTCGACCGCCACCTCGAGGAGCGGAAGAACCGGGTCGCGCTCCGCTGGGAGGGCGCGACCGGCGACGCCCGCACCTACACCTACCTCGACCTCCACCGCGAGGTGAACGAGGCCGCCGCCGCGCTGCGCGACCTCGGGGTCGAGGCGGACGACGTGGTCACCACCTACCTCCCGAACGTCCCCGAACTCGTCGTGACGATGCTCGCCTGTGCGCGGCTGGGCGCGCTCCACAACGTCGTCTTCGCCGGCTTTTCGGCGGACGAACTCGCGGCCCGACTGCGCCGAACCGAGTCCGGATACCTCGTCACCTGCGACGGCTACTACCGGCGGGGGAACGCCGTCAATCAGCTCACGACCGCGGACAACGCCCGGATGGCGGTCGACCACGCCGTGGAGACGGTCGTCGTCGGCCGGCTTGACGACGGCGTCTACCTGAGCGACGACCACCGCCGCTACGAGGACCTGCTCGACGGCCACCGCGGCGAGACCGTCGCACCCGTCGCCCGCGACGCGACGGACCCGCTGTTCGTCATCTACACCTCGGGGACGACGGGTGAACCCTCGCGGGTGACCCACACGACGGGCGGCTACCTCGCCCACGTCGCGTGGACCGGCCACTCGGTCCTCGACATCAAGCCGACGGACACCCACTGGTGTGCCGCCGACGCGGCGTGGATCACCGGCCACTCCTACATGGTGTACGCGCCGCTCGCGCTCGGCGCGACCACCCTGCTGTACGAGGGCGCGCCCGACCAGCCGGCGAAGGACCGGCTGTGGGGCCTCGTCGAGCGCCACCGCGTCGATACCTTCTACACGGCCTCGACGGCCGTCCGCGCGTTCATGAAGTGGGGCGAGGAGTACCCGGCGAGCCACGACCTCTCCTCGCTCCGCCTCCTCGGGATGGTCGGCGAGCCCATCGACCCGCGGGCGTGGAACTGGTACCGCGACCACGTCGGGCGCCGCGAGTGCCCGGTCGTCGATACCTGGTGGCAGACGGAGACGGGCGGCGTGCTCGTCTCGACGGTCCCGGGGGTCGACGACATGAAGCCCGGAAGCGCCGGCCCCGCGGTCCCCGGCGTCGACGTCGCCGCCGTGGACCGCGAGGGCGACCCCGTGGCCGAGGGCGACCCCGGCCACCTCGCCGTGACGACGCCGTGGCCCGGGATGTCCCGTTCGCTCGCGCGCGAGGCGGGCGGCGCGGGCGACGACTGGCTCTACGTGACGAGCGACCGCGCGGTCGTGGACGGCGACGGCTACGTCACCTTCCTCGGGCGCGAGGACGACACCGTCACGGTCGGCAACACCGCCTTCGGCCCGGCGACGCTCGAGAGCGCCGTCATCGAGACGGACGGCGTCGCCGAGGCCGCGGTCGTCGAGTCGAGCGAGCGCGGTGGCACCGCCGTCGCCTACGTCTGCACGGAGCGGGGCCGCTCCGGCGACGCGGCCATGCGCGAGCGCATCGCCGACCACGTCGCCGAACGACTCGGGCCGACCGCCCGCTTCGGCGCCATCGTCTTCACCCCCGACCTCCCGAAGACCCACTCGGGGAAGATAATGCGCCGCCTGCTCGGGGCCATCGCGGACGGCGAGGAGTACGGCGACACCTCCGCGCTGCGCAACCCCGAGACGGTCGGCGAGATAGAGACGGTCGTGGACGACGGCTGA
- a CDS encoding bacterio-opsin activator domain-containing protein, giving the protein MGRTQGAGGLDAADYERLRRAADTYRRRLAIRLCGEAGLTPGEAARLRPADVTARVHEGALHYFIAVRDGDGGGRDAYLPGEVKRDLDRYVASNGRGDDEPVFAVSARRLQMLVGETAAEAADGEGDPLADASTADLRRHFARTQLRRGVPPAVVMTVGGWRRLDGIADDPADVGRGTVAAAFARAGAAGDDRFRAAFDALDRPALLLDADGGVERATDRFAALTDGAPAGRDLAELVAVDDTAGLWETALSGETWRGRAVLAPDGDAAEGTLAVSAVGGTPRPTGFLAVFDPGDDRSDRPSGGRLDAVQSRVLAVGESLDAGSTRAGVLSRACSGLVEGDAYRGAWAFDAPVETGAEPVVDAGGTEPPEDAAAFAAAAATDDRTTVRDGPNPLVAVPLSAGDTGYGVLVVAPAGDPGDYERRALAAFGGWAAETLAAVEWKRLLLADAVLELELRSTDRDSLFVGASATLGCALSVEGLVPLDGDALLYYVSVEGVPTEAALDHFGDAAESARLIAAASDASLLEVTAPGDSLLGELIARGAHVTDLGAEEGAARLTCETAPNADVRDLVEGVAERFPGVRLVAKREVERSVRTPTEFQQALEERLTDRQRSVLQAAYHAGYFDWPRGSTAEELADSIGVSSPTLHNHLRRAQRKLLAAFFDGET; this is encoded by the coding sequence ATGGGGCGGACACAGGGGGCCGGGGGGCTCGACGCGGCGGACTACGAGCGGCTGCGGCGCGCGGCCGACACGTACCGGCGCCGACTCGCGATACGGCTCTGCGGCGAGGCGGGTCTGACACCCGGGGAGGCCGCTCGCCTCCGCCCGGCGGACGTGACGGCGCGCGTCCACGAGGGCGCGCTCCACTACTTCATCGCGGTTCGCGACGGCGACGGCGGCGGCCGCGACGCCTACCTCCCCGGGGAGGTGAAGCGCGACCTCGACCGCTACGTCGCGTCGAACGGCCGCGGCGACGACGAGCCGGTGTTCGCGGTGAGCGCGCGCCGGCTCCAGATGCTCGTCGGCGAGACCGCGGCCGAGGCGGCCGACGGCGAGGGCGACCCGCTCGCGGACGCATCCACCGCGGACCTGCGACGCCACTTCGCGCGGACACAGCTCCGCCGGGGCGTGCCGCCCGCCGTCGTGATGACGGTCGGCGGCTGGCGACGGCTCGACGGCATCGCCGACGACCCCGCGGACGTGGGGCGCGGTACCGTCGCGGCGGCGTTCGCCCGGGCGGGCGCGGCGGGCGACGACCGGTTCCGGGCCGCGTTCGACGCACTCGACCGGCCCGCGCTGCTGCTCGACGCCGACGGCGGGGTCGAGCGCGCGACCGACCGGTTCGCGGCCCTGACGGACGGGGCGCCGGCCGGCCGCGACCTCGCGGAGCTGGTCGCCGTCGACGACACCGCCGGCCTCTGGGAGACGGCGCTGTCCGGCGAGACCTGGCGGGGCCGTGCCGTCCTCGCCCCGGACGGCGACGCGGCCGAGGGGACGCTCGCCGTCTCGGCGGTCGGCGGCACTCCCCGACCGACCGGCTTCCTCGCGGTGTTCGACCCCGGCGACGACCGTTCGGACCGGCCGAGCGGTGGACGGCTCGACGCCGTCCAGTCGCGGGTGCTCGCCGTCGGGGAATCGCTCGACGCCGGCTCGACGCGGGCGGGGGTCCTCTCGCGGGCCTGCTCGGGGCTGGTCGAGGGCGACGCCTACCGGGGGGCGTGGGCGTTCGACGCGCCGGTCGAGACCGGCGCCGAGCCCGTCGTGGATGCGGGCGGGACGGAGCCGCCCGAGGACGCCGCGGCGTTCGCGGCGGCCGCGGCGACCGACGACCGGACGACCGTCCGCGACGGGCCGAACCCGCTCGTCGCCGTGCCGCTCTCGGCCGGCGACACGGGCTACGGTGTGCTCGTGGTCGCGCCCGCGGGCGACCCCGGGGACTACGAGCGGCGGGCGCTCGCCGCCTTCGGGGGATGGGCCGCCGAGACGCTCGCGGCCGTCGAGTGGAAGCGGCTCCTGCTCGCGGACGCCGTGCTCGAACTCGAACTGCGGAGCACCGACCGCGACTCGCTGTTCGTCGGGGCCTCCGCGACGCTCGGCTGTGCGCTCTCCGTCGAGGGGCTGGTGCCGCTCGACGGCGACGCCCTGCTCTACTACGTCTCCGTCGAGGGGGTGCCGACCGAGGCGGCGCTGGACCACTTCGGCGACGCCGCCGAATCGGCGCGACTCATCGCCGCGGCCAGCGACGCCTCGCTGCTGGAGGTGACCGCGCCCGGCGACTCCCTGCTCGGGGAGCTCATCGCGCGCGGGGCACACGTCACCGACCTCGGGGCGGAGGAGGGCGCGGCGCGGCTCACCTGCGAGACGGCCCCGAACGCGGACGTCCGCGACCTCGTGGAGGGGGTCGCCGAGCGGTTCCCGGGCGTGCGCCTCGTCGCCAAGCGCGAGGTCGAGCGCTCGGTGCGGACGCCGACGGAGTTCCAGCAGGCGCTGGAGGAGCGGCTCACCGACCGGCAGCGCTCGGTGTTGCAGGCCGCCTACCACGCCGGCTACTTCGACTGGCCGCGCGGCTCGACCGCCGAGGAACTGGCCGACTCCATCGGCGTCTCCTCGCCGACGCTCCACAACCACCTGCGCCGCGCTCAGCGGAAGCTCCTCGCGGCCTTCTTCGACGGCGAGACGTAG